One Tenrec ecaudatus isolate mTenEca1 chromosome 12, mTenEca1.hap1, whole genome shotgun sequence DNA segment encodes these proteins:
- the ARL6IP1 gene encoding ADP-ribosylation factor-like protein 6-interacting protein 1: MAEGDNRSTNLLAAETANVEEQLLGWGEVMLVADKVLRWERAWFPPAIMGVVSLVFLTIYYLDPSVLSGVSCFVMFLCLADYLVPILAPRIFGSNKWTTEQQQRFHEICSSLVKTRRRAVGWWRRLFTLKEEKPKMYFVTMIVALAAVAWVGQQVHNLFLTYLIVTFALLLPGLNQHGIISKYIGMAKREINKLLKHKEKKNE; encoded by the exons ATGGCGGAGGGCGATAATCGCAGCACCAACCTGCTG GCTGCAGAGACCGCAAATGTGGAAGAACAGCTGCTCGGATGGGGAGAAGTGATGCTGGTGGCGGACAAAGTCCTCCGGTGGGAAAGAGCCTGGTTTCCCCCTGCCATCATGGGTGTGGTGTCTTTGGTGTTTCT GACGATCTACTATCTCGATCCATCAGTTCTGTCCGGtgtttcctgttttgttatgttctTGTGCTTGGCTGACTACCTTGTACCCATTCTAGCGCCTAGAATTTTTGGCTCCAATAAATG GACCACTGAGCAACAGCAAAGATTCCATGAAATTTGCAGCAGCCTAGTAAAAACCCGACGCAGAGCCGTGGGCTGGTGGCGACGCCTTTTTACGCTCAAGGAAGAAAAGCCTAAGATG TACTTCGTGACCATGATCGTTGCTCTTGCCGCGGTTGCTTGGGTGGGACAGCAAGTCCACAACCTTTTTCTCACCTACCTGATTG TGACTTTCGCACTGTTGCTTCCTGGACTGAATCAACATGGAATCATTTCAAAGTACATTGGAATGGCCAAGCGGGAGATCAACAAGCTTCTCAAGCACAAAGAAAAGAAGAACGAATGA
- the RPS15A gene encoding small ribosomal subunit protein uS8: MVRMNVLADALKSINNAEKRGKRQVLIRPCSKVIVRFLTVMMKHGYIGEFEIIDDHRAGKIVVNLTGRLNKCGVISPRFDVQLKDLEKWQNNLLPSRQFGFIVLTTSAGIMDHEEARRKHTGGKILGFFF, from the exons ATGGTGCGCATGAACGTCCTGGCCGACGCTCTCAAGAGCATCAATAATGCCGAGAAGAGAGGCAAGCGCCAGGTTCTCATTAGGCCATGCTCCAAGGTCATTGTCCGGTTTCTTACTGTGATGATGAAGCACG GCTACATTGGTGAATTTGAAATCATTGATGACCACAGAGCTGGGAAAATTGTAGTGAACCTCACGGGCAGATTAAACAAG TGCGGAGTGATCAGCCCTAGATTTGATGTGCAGCTCAAAGATCTAGAAAAGTGGCAGAACAACCTGCTCCCTTCCCGGCAGTTTGG TTTCATCGTGCTGACGACCTCTGCCGGCATCATGGACCACGAGGAAGCCAGGCGGAAACACACAGGAGGGAAAATCCTGGGCTTCTTTTTCTAG